One region of Vigna angularis cultivar LongXiaoDou No.4 chromosome 10, ASM1680809v1, whole genome shotgun sequence genomic DNA includes:
- the LOC108335035 gene encoding probable galacturonosyltransferase-like 3 — protein sequence MLFIAGSTTQLNHRKIPKLPLHLHKKYTPKLFLLWFPFLRFVTMPPTLSFTLTHYLTLLVAVLLVVVEANLPATGIASELPTFREAPAFRNGRECRNRAHGESVFHIAMTLDATYLRGSIAGVFSVLQHTSCPENVVFHFIATTHRRVELRRIITTTFPYLAFHLYHFDANLVQGKISYSIRRALDQPLNYARMYLADLLPANVRRIIYFDSDLIVVDDVAKLWRIDLHSRVLGAPEYCHANFTNYFTHRFWSNPSYAASFKGREACYFNTGVMVIDLWKWREGRYTEKLETWMRIQKRNRIYELGSLPPFLLVFAGDVERVEHRWNQHGLGGDNLEGLCRDLHPGPVSLLHWSGKGKPWLRIDSKKPCPLDSLWAPYDLFRHSPSLFSDS from the coding sequence ATGTTGTTCATTGCGGGGTCCACAACCCAACTAAACCACCGCAAAATTCCAAAACTACCCCTGCACCTTCACAAAAAATACActccaaaactttttcttctctggTTTCCATTCCTCCGTTTCGTCACCATGCCACCGACACTCTCATTCACACTTACACACTACCTTACGTTGTTGGTGGCGGTGCTGTTAGTCGTCGTCGAAGCAAATTTGCCGGCAACCGGAATCGCCAGCGAGCTTCCGACGTTCCGCGAAGCGCCGGCATTCCGCAACGGAAGAGAATGCCGCAACCGAGCGCACGGAGAGTCCGTCTTCCACATCGCGATGACGCTGGACGCGACCTACCTCCGCGGATCCATCGCTGGCGTGTTCTCCGTGCTGCAACACACGTCGTGTCCGGAGAACGTTGTATTCCACTTCATCGCTACCACGCACAGACGGGTGGAGCTCCGGCGCATAATAACGACGACGTTCCCGTACCTAGCCTTCCACCTCTACCACTTCGACGCGAACCTCGTGCAGGGCAAGATCTCGTACTCTATCCGTCGTGCACTGGACCAGCCGCTGAACTACGCGCGGATGTATCTAGCTGACTTGCTTCCGGCGAACGTCCGGCGAATTATCTACTTCGATTCCGATCTCATCGTCGTCGACGACGTGGCAAAGCTCTGGAGAATTGACCTCCACTCCCGCGTGCTTGGCGCGCCCGAATACTGCCACGCCAACTTCACTAATTACTTCACGCACCGCTTCTGGTCGAACCCGAGCTACGCGGCGTCGTTTAAGGGACGCGAAGCGTGCTACTTCAACACCGGTGTGATGGTGATTGATCTGTGGAAGTGGCGCGAGGGAAGATACACGGAGAAGCTCGAGACCTGGATGCGTATTCAGAAGCGGAACCGGATCTACGAGCTCGGATCGTTGCCACCATTTCTGCTTGTGTTCGCCGGTGATGTGGAGCGCGTGGAGCACCGTTGGAACCAGCACGGTCTCGGCGGCGACAATCTCGAAGGTCTCTGCCGTGACCTTCATCCCGGTCCGGTGAGCCTCCTCCACTGGAGTGGCAAGGGGAAGCCGTGGCTGCGAATCGATTCCAAGAAGCCTTGTCCATTGGACAGTCTTTGGGCGCCGTACGATCTCTTTCGCCACTCTCCCTCGTTGTTCTCCGATTCGTAG
- the LOC108335865 gene encoding serine/threonine-protein kinase STN7, chloroplastic, producing the protein MATVATTGIGVGVTKLQQHQKPRQKSLFLGQRLRIRPSGEAQCSSRLNFSNPTRVVKVFAPGGEWIDTVHNLFVGVGVGLPCSVMQCGDVIYRSTLPKSNGLTLTVPGVILALGTLSYLWATPGVAPGFFDMFVLAFVERLFRPSYKKDDFALGKKLGEGSFGVVYRVSLANKPSSKEGDLVLKKATEYGAVEIWMNERVRRACASSCADFVYGFLESSSKKSAEYWLIWRFEGDATLADLVQSREFPYNVETLILGEVQDLPKGLERENRIIQTIMRQILFALDGLHSTGIVHRDIKPQNIIFSEESRTFKIIDLGAATDLRVGINYIPKEFLLDPRYAAPEQYIMSTQTPSAPSVPVATALSPVLWQLNSPDRFDIYSAGLIFLQMAFPGLRTDNSLIQFNRQLKRCDYDIVAWRKTVEPRCGPELRRGFELLDLDGGIGWELLKSMVRYKARQRLSAKAALAHPYFDREGLLALSFMQTLRLQLLRATQQDYGEAAKWITNLMAKSGTQKDGGFTEAQLQELREIEPKMKASAPRNALASALKLQRKIIRTLNESMDELNRRRKSFWWSRWIPREE; encoded by the exons ATGGCCACTGTTGCAACTACAGGAATTGGAGTAGGAGTGACCAAGCTCCAACAACACCAAAAGCCCAGGCAGAAGTCCTTGTTTCTTGGCCAGAGGCTTAGGATTCGACCCTCTGGGGAGGCTCAATGCAGTTCAAGATTGAATTTTTCAAACCCAACAAGAGTGGTTAAAGTTTTTGCACCAGGGGGTGAATGGATTGACACAGTTCACAACCTTTTTGTGGGTGTTGGGGTTGGACTTCCTTGCAGTGTGATGCAGTGTGGGGATGTAATCTATAGGAGCACTCTTCCCAAGTCCAATGGCTTGACTCTTACTGTCCCTGGGGTGATTCTGGCTTTGGGTACTCTATCTTACCTTTGGGCCACACCTGGTGTGGCACCTGGTTTCTTTGACATGTTTGTTCTTGCCTTTGTTGAGAGGTTGTTCCGACCAAGTTACAAGAAG GATGATTTTGCTCTGGGGAAGAAGTTGGGGGAAGGATCATTTGGAGTGGTTTATAGAGTGTCACTGGCCAACAAACCCTCTTCGAAG GAAGGTGACTTAGTCTTGAAGAAGGCGACTGAATATGGTGCTGTAGAAATTTGGATGAATGAGCGTGTACGAAGAGCTTGTGCAAGCAGCTGTGCAGATTTTGTCTATGGTTTTCTTGAG AGCTCTTCAAAGAAATCTGCTGAATACTGGCTTATATGGCGGTTTGAAGGGGATGCCACCCTAGCTGACTTGGTGCAGAGTAGAGAGTTTCCATATAAT GTTGAAACATTAATTTTAGGTGAGGTTCAAGACTTGCCCAAGGGAttagaaagagaaaatagaatCATTCAGACAATCATGAGGCAGATCTTGTTTGCACTGGATGGTCTTCACTCAACTGGTATTGTGCATAGGGATATTAAGCCACAGAACATTATTTTCTCCGAAG AGTCTCGGACATTCAAAATCATTGATCTTGGAGCTGCTACAGACCTGCGAGTGGGCATAAACTACATTCCAAAGGAGTTTCTTTTGGATCCAAG ATATGCTGCACCAGAGCAATACATCATGAGCACACAAACTCCTTCAGCACCCTCAGTTCCAGTTGCAACTGCACTTTCCCCAGTCTTATGGCAG TTGAATTCGCCAGACAGATTCGACATCTATAGTGCTGGTTTAATCTTTCTACAAATG GCTTTCCCTGGTCTACGGACTGATAATAGCCTCATTCAATTCAACCGTCAATTAAAGAGGTGTGACTATGACATAGTTGCATGGAGAAAAACTGTAGAGCCTCGATGCGGCCCTGAACTAAGGAGGGGTTTTGAGCTGTTGGATTTGGATGGTGGAATAGGATGGGAACTTCTAAAATCAATGGTAAGGTACAAAGCAAGACAAAGACTGAGTGCAAAAGCAGCATTGGCTCATCCTTACTTTGACAGAGAAGGCTTGTTGGCATTGTCTTTCATGCAAACACTGAGGCTGCAGCTCTTGCGGGCAACTCAACAGGACTATGGAGAAGCTGCCAAGTGGATTACTAATCTAATGGCAAAATCAGGGACTCAGAAGGATGGTGGATTCACTGAAGCTCAACTTCAGGAACTAAGA GAAATCGAACCCAAAATGAAGGCCAGTGCACCAAGGAATGCTCTAGCTTCAGCTCTTAAACTTCAGAGGAAAATTATAAGAACCTTAAATGAGAGTATGGATGAGCTCAACAGACGTAGGAAAAGCTTTTGGTGGAGCAGATGGATCCCAAGAGAAGAATGA
- the LOC108335560 gene encoding small polypeptide DEVIL 6 has protein sequence MKMESSSMAGSKRRISSNRGLGGALREQRARLYIIRRCVVMLLCWHD, from the coding sequence ATGAAGATGGAAAGTTCTTCCATGGCAGGATCAAAGAGAAGGATATCATCAAACAGAGGACTTGGAGGAGCCCTCAGAGAGCAAAGGGCCAGGCTATACATTATAAGAAGATGTGTCGTCATGCTGCTTTGTTGGCATGACTAG